A single window of Bradyrhizobium daqingense DNA harbors:
- a CDS encoding FAD-binding and (Fe-S)-binding domain-containing protein, translating into MTNASSLERRLRAETTGDVLFDGFSRGRYATDASFYQIMPAGVVVPKTMDEALRALAIARDEGLKVTPRGGGTSQCGQTVNDGLVVDLSKHLNRILSLDVENRTCVVEPGIVLDDLNRQLRKHGLWFPVDVSTASRATIGGMAGNNSCGGRSLRYGTMRDNTLSMEAALADGTLSRFGEVSRDLSDIEAGDSARALFRDMLDLGAREAEEIAARFPKVQRRVGGYNLDALVPRNAPNNMAHLLVGSEGTLAFTTKVELKLWPVIRNKALGVCHFGSFYEAMDAAQHLVKLKPIAVELVDRTMIALGRDIAMFRPIISAAIKGDPDAVLVVEFAEEDQADNLTRLKQLGELMSDLGFGWNNDTRKWGGVVEITEPALQSGIADFRAAGLNVMMSMKQEGKPVSFVEDCAVPLPHLADYTARLNEVFAKHGTSGTMYAHASEGCLHVRPVLNLKLEKDVKAMRAIAEEAFALVRDYKGSHSGEHGDGLVRSEFHATMFGERLVADFKEVKQRFDPAGVLNPGKIVDAPRMDDRSLFRFKPDYRVGELKTKLDWSAYPGAGGGFQGAVEMCNNNGACRKLEGGVMCPSYRATRNEKDVTRGRANTLRLAISGQLGPDALSSGEMMETLKLCVSCKACRHECPTGVDMAKMKIEVLAARVGSHGLTLRDRLVGYLPRYADLAARFAPIANVRNHSPLLRKLFERFAGISARRALPAFRRDVFVPPADSVGSETGREIVLFADTFNRIYERENLEAALRVLVAGGYRVHLPKPASGGRPLCCGRTFLSAGLVDEARAELDRLVIAFAPYAARGVPIVGLEPSCLLTLRDELASLRKDNDAKAVGAHALTFEEFLVREAEAGRLQLPLGTVADKAIVHGHCHQKSFGAFKPVEQVLRLVPGLKVETIESSCCGMAGAFGYGADTYDASIEMAELSLLPAVRRAEQTTLVVADGTSCRHQIHDGAQREALHVARVLAMSLDRSETNSTSPAAKETSHG; encoded by the coding sequence ACGGCTTCAGCCGCGGCCGCTACGCCACCGACGCCTCGTTCTACCAGATCATGCCGGCCGGCGTGGTGGTCCCCAAGACCATGGACGAGGCCTTGCGGGCGCTGGCGATCGCCCGCGACGAGGGACTGAAGGTCACCCCCCGCGGCGGCGGTACCTCGCAATGCGGCCAAACCGTCAATGACGGACTCGTGGTCGATCTCTCCAAGCACCTCAACCGGATTCTGTCGCTCGACGTCGAGAACCGGACCTGCGTCGTCGAGCCCGGCATCGTGCTTGATGACCTCAACCGCCAGCTTAGGAAGCACGGCCTGTGGTTCCCGGTGGACGTCTCCACGGCCTCGCGCGCCACCATCGGCGGCATGGCCGGCAACAATTCCTGCGGCGGCCGCAGCCTGCGCTACGGCACCATGCGCGACAACACGCTGTCGATGGAAGCGGCGCTCGCCGACGGCACGCTGAGCCGCTTCGGCGAGGTCTCGCGCGATCTGTCCGATATCGAGGCCGGCGACAGTGCGCGCGCCCTGTTCCGCGACATGCTCGATCTCGGCGCGCGCGAGGCCGAGGAGATCGCCGCGCGCTTTCCAAAGGTGCAGCGCCGCGTCGGCGGCTACAATCTCGATGCTCTGGTGCCGCGCAATGCGCCGAACAACATGGCGCATCTGCTCGTCGGCTCCGAGGGCACGTTGGCCTTCACCACCAAGGTCGAGCTGAAGCTCTGGCCTGTCATCCGGAACAAGGCGCTCGGCGTCTGCCATTTCGGCAGCTTCTACGAGGCGATGGATGCGGCCCAGCATCTGGTCAAGCTGAAGCCGATCGCGGTCGAGCTGGTCGACCGCACCATGATCGCGCTCGGCCGCGACATCGCGATGTTCAGGCCGATCATCTCCGCCGCGATCAAGGGCGATCCGGATGCGGTTCTGGTGGTCGAGTTCGCCGAGGAAGACCAGGCGGACAACCTGACGCGGCTCAAGCAGCTCGGCGAGCTCATGAGCGATCTCGGCTTCGGCTGGAATAACGACACGCGCAAATGGGGCGGCGTGGTCGAGATCACCGAGCCGGCGCTGCAGAGCGGTATCGCCGATTTCCGCGCCGCCGGGCTCAACGTCATGATGTCGATGAAGCAGGAGGGCAAGCCGGTCTCCTTCGTCGAGGACTGCGCCGTGCCACTGCCCCACCTCGCCGACTACACCGCGCGGCTGAACGAGGTGTTTGCCAAACACGGCACCAGCGGCACGATGTATGCGCACGCCTCCGAGGGCTGCCTGCATGTGCGGCCGGTTCTGAACCTCAAGCTGGAGAAGGACGTCAAGGCGATGCGCGCGATCGCCGAAGAGGCGTTTGCGCTGGTGCGCGACTACAAAGGCTCGCATTCCGGCGAGCACGGCGACGGGTTGGTGCGCTCCGAATTTCACGCGACGATGTTCGGCGAGCGCCTCGTCGCCGATTTCAAGGAGGTAAAGCAGCGCTTCGATCCCGCCGGCGTGCTCAATCCCGGCAAGATCGTCGATGCGCCCAGGATGGACGACCGCTCGCTGTTCCGCTTCAAGCCGGACTATCGCGTCGGCGAGCTGAAGACAAAACTCGACTGGTCCGCTTATCCCGGTGCCGGCGGCGGTTTCCAGGGCGCGGTCGAGATGTGCAACAACAACGGCGCCTGTCGCAAGCTCGAAGGCGGCGTGATGTGCCCGTCCTACCGTGCCACGCGCAACGAGAAGGACGTCACGCGCGGCCGCGCCAACACGCTGCGCCTCGCCATCTCCGGCCAGCTCGGCCCCGACGCGCTGTCATCCGGCGAGATGATGGAGACGCTCAAGCTCTGCGTCTCCTGCAAGGCCTGCCGCCACGAGTGCCCGACCGGCGTCGACATGGCCAAGATGAAGATCGAGGTGCTCGCCGCGCGCGTCGGCTCTCACGGCCTGACGCTGCGCGACCGGCTGGTCGGCTATCTCCCGCGCTATGCCGACCTCGCGGCGCGCTTTGCACCGATCGCGAACGTACGCAACCACAGCCCGCTGCTGCGAAAGCTGTTCGAGCGCTTTGCCGGCATCAGTGCGCGGCGCGCCCTTCCCGCCTTCCGCCGCGACGTGTTCGTGCCTCCGGCTGACAGCGTCGGCTCCGAGACAGGACGCGAGATCGTTCTATTTGCCGATACGTTCAATCGCATCTATGAGCGCGAGAACCTCGAGGCCGCGTTGCGCGTGCTCGTGGCGGGCGGCTATCGCGTGCATCTGCCGAAGCCCGCGAGCGGCGGCCGTCCGCTCTGCTGCGGTCGCACATTCCTTTCGGCCGGTCTCGTCGATGAAGCCAGGGCGGAGCTCGACCGGCTGGTAATCGCCTTCGCGCCCTACGCCGCCCGCGGCGTGCCGATCGTGGGCCTGGAGCCGAGCTGCCTCTTGACGCTGCGTGACGAGCTTGCCTCGCTGCGCAAGGACAATGACGCCAAGGCGGTCGGCGCCCACGCGCTGACCTTCGAGGAATTTCTGGTGCGCGAGGCCGAGGCCGGCCGGCTGCAACTGCCGCTCGGCACCGTCGCCGACAAGGCGATCGTGCACGGCCATTGCCACCAAAAGTCCTTCGGTGCATTCAAGCCGGTGGAGCAGGTGCTGCGGCTCGTGCCGGGCCTGAAGGTCGAGACCATCGAGTCCAGCTGCTGCGGCATGGCCGGCGCGTTCGGCTATGGTGCCGACACTTACGATGCCTCGATCGAGATGGCCGAACTGTCGCTGCTGCCGGCCGTGCGGCGCGCGGAGCAGACGACGCTGGTCGTCGCCGACGGCACCTCGTGCCGGCACCAGATCCACGACGGCGCCCAGCGTGAAGCGCTTCACGTCGCCCGGGTGCTGGCGATGAGCCTCGATCGCTCCGAAACCAATTCCACTTCTCCAGCTGCAAAGGAAACCAGCCATGGCTGA
- a CDS encoding GlcG/HbpS family heme-binding protein: MADLTLDTARKILDAAFAKAGELKLKPLVVTILDARGVLKLAAAQDGTSLMRAEIAHGKAYGALAMGMGSRALFQRAQEQAYFIDAVNTIAKGALVPVPGGVLIMDGTTLLGAVGVSGDTSDNDEACAVAGIQAAGLKANAG, translated from the coding sequence ATGGCTGATCTCACCCTCGACACCGCCCGCAAGATCCTCGACGCCGCCTTCGCGAAGGCCGGCGAGCTCAAGCTGAAGCCGCTTGTCGTCACCATCCTCGACGCGCGGGGCGTGCTCAAGCTCGCGGCCGCGCAGGACGGCACCAGCCTGATGCGCGCCGAGATCGCGCACGGCAAGGCCTATGGCGCGCTCGCCATGGGGATGGGCTCGCGCGCCCTGTTCCAGCGCGCGCAGGAGCAGGCCTATTTCATCGATGCCGTAAACACGATTGCCAAGGGCGCGCTGGTGCCGGTGCCCGGCGGCGTGCTGATCATGGACGGCACGACGCTGCTCGGCGCCGTCGGCGTCTCCGGCGACACCTCCGACAATGACGAAGCCTGCGCGGTCGCGGGGATCCAGGCAGCGGGACTGAAGGCCAACGCGGGGTGA
- a CDS encoding enoyl-CoA hydratase/isomerase family protein has translation MSDTTAVITEKRGQAFWITINRPEKRNALNGDVIAGITKGYRDAHDDKDVRVIVLTGAGDKAFCAGADLQNSGAAFAMDHSKPNVDYADLLRLSQNSTKPSIARVGGVCMAGGMGLLCMTDMAVAADHVVFGLPEVKVGVFPMQVLSLLQRIAPPRLVNEWALTGEPFDARAAQAAGLLNYVVPTAELDAKVDWLIGRIVDKSPTAIRRGKYAMRAIAAMSFDESIAYTESQIALLAMTEDAKEGLKAFSEKRKPVWTGR, from the coding sequence ATGAGCGACACCACAGCCGTCATCACCGAGAAACGTGGGCAGGCATTCTGGATCACCATCAACCGGCCGGAGAAACGCAACGCACTCAACGGCGATGTCATCGCCGGCATCACCAAAGGCTATCGCGACGCGCATGACGACAAGGACGTCCGCGTCATCGTGCTGACGGGCGCGGGCGACAAGGCGTTCTGCGCGGGCGCCGACTTACAGAATTCCGGCGCGGCTTTCGCGATGGATCATTCCAAACCAAATGTCGACTATGCCGATCTGTTACGTTTGTCACAGAACTCCACCAAGCCTTCGATTGCGCGGGTCGGCGGCGTCTGTATGGCCGGCGGCATGGGCCTTCTGTGCATGACCGACATGGCAGTTGCGGCCGACCATGTCGTCTTCGGCCTGCCGGAGGTGAAGGTCGGCGTGTTCCCGATGCAGGTGCTGAGCCTGCTCCAGCGCATCGCGCCGCCCCGCCTCGTCAACGAATGGGCGCTCACCGGCGAGCCGTTCGACGCCAGGGCCGCGCAGGCCGCGGGCCTGCTCAACTACGTCGTGCCCACGGCCGAGCTCGACGCCAAGGTCGACTGGTTGATCGGCCGCATTGTCGACAAATCACCGACCGCGATCCGCCGCGGCAAATACGCCATGCGCGCGATTGCCGCGATGTCGTTCGACGAAAGCATTGCCTACACCGAGAGCCAGATCGCGCTGCTGGCGATGACCGAGGACGCCAAGGAAGGCCTGAAGGCGTTCAGCGAGAAGAGGAAGCCGGTCTGGACGGGAAGGTGA
- a CDS encoding caspase family protein, whose product MRAAFLLLLAGLVMLSGTTTSRAADAAKIALVIGNARYPDNESVLSDVANDAQDVTEELKRAGFVVDSQSNVTGDAMRRALDRFYARIERGTVALIFFDGFGIQSNRQTYLLPVDAQIWTEPDVSRDGFSLDAVLAEMNTRGAAIKIALIDASRRNPFERRFRRYSAGLAPAIAPNNSLVFYSAALGAVAATGKTDRSLFVAELLREMRAPNISAEQALANTKNGVVAATNREQVPWLSSSLTTEFSFAGAATRPPDDKPLTKPDVQKQEPQKPICEVPQAAPAPTADDLARDPVIADLSRKIASNANDVASRYKRGQVYAIKRAYALAMQDFDAVIRRAPKDAEALNNRCWTRAATGNLQGALADCNLALQIDPGLSDALDSRGLVNLRLGRTTEAIKDYTDAIQRNPHSSSSLFGRGIAARKSGGDGATDIAQAKAMNPDIAKEFAGYGVTECVP is encoded by the coding sequence ATGCGCGCCGCATTTCTGTTGTTGCTGGCAGGGCTGGTCATGCTGAGCGGCACCACCACCAGCCGCGCGGCCGATGCCGCGAAGATCGCGCTGGTGATCGGCAATGCCAGATATCCCGACAACGAATCCGTGCTCAGCGACGTCGCCAACGATGCACAGGACGTCACCGAAGAATTGAAGCGCGCCGGGTTCGTCGTCGACAGCCAGAGCAACGTCACGGGCGACGCGATGCGACGGGCGCTGGATCGCTTCTATGCCCGCATCGAACGCGGCACGGTGGCGCTGATCTTCTTCGACGGTTTCGGCATCCAGTCCAACCGGCAGACCTATCTGCTGCCGGTCGACGCGCAAATCTGGACCGAGCCGGACGTCTCGCGCGACGGCTTCAGCCTCGACGCCGTCCTCGCCGAGATGAACACGCGCGGGGCCGCGATCAAGATCGCGCTGATCGACGCCTCCCGCCGCAACCCGTTCGAGCGGCGCTTCCGCCGCTATTCGGCAGGGCTTGCGCCGGCGATCGCGCCGAACAATTCGCTGGTGTTCTACTCCGCCGCGCTCGGTGCAGTCGCGGCCACCGGCAAGACCGATCGCAGCTTGTTCGTCGCCGAACTGCTGCGCGAGATGCGCGCGCCGAATATCAGCGCCGAGCAGGCCCTGGCCAACACCAAGAATGGCGTCGTCGCCGCCACCAACCGCGAGCAGGTGCCCTGGCTGTCATCCTCGCTGACGACGGAATTCTCATTCGCGGGTGCTGCCACACGGCCACCGGACGATAAGCCGCTAACCAAGCCGGACGTGCAGAAACAGGAGCCGCAAAAGCCGATCTGCGAGGTGCCGCAAGCCGCGCCCGCCCCGACCGCGGACGACCTTGCAAGAGATCCCGTCATCGCCGACCTCAGCCGCAAGATTGCCTCGAATGCCAATGATGTCGCCTCACGCTACAAGCGCGGCCAGGTCTATGCGATCAAGCGTGCCTATGCGCTTGCCATGCAGGATTTCGACGCCGTGATCCGGCGCGCGCCCAAGGACGCCGAAGCGCTGAACAACCGGTGCTGGACCCGGGCTGCGACCGGCAACTTGCAAGGCGCGCTCGCCGACTGCAATCTCGCGCTCCAGATCGACCCCGGACTGAGCGATGCCCTCGACAGCCGCGGTCTCGTCAACCTCAGGCTCGGACGCACAACCGAGGCGATCAAGGACTACACCGACGCGATCCAGCGCAACCCACACTCCTCATCCTCGCTGTTCGGCCGCGGCATCGCCGCCCGCAAGAGCGGCGGCGACGGTGCCACCGACATCGCGCAGGCGAAGGCGATGAACCCCGATATCGCGAAGGAGTTCGCGGGGTACGGTGTGACGGAGTGCGTGCCCTAG
- a CDS encoding molybdopterin oxidoreductase family protein encodes MNQHAKIEIRHSTCPHDCPSACALDVEVVEGRSIGRVRGSKKQTYTAGVVCAKVARYAERIHHPERVMYPLRRTGAKGSGQFARISWDEALDEITDRFNQAEREFGAESIWPYYYAGTMGLVMRDGLNRLTHVKKYSRFYQTICANVARIGFAIGTGKIAGVDPREMALSDLVVIWGTNPVNTQVNVMTHAARARKERGAKIAAVDIYDNDTMKQADIKIILRPGTDGAFACGVMHVLFRDGYADRAYMDKYTDCPAELEAHLKSRTPEWASAICGVPVSEIEAFAKAVGKTKRTFLRLGYGFTRSRNGATQMHAALCIPAVTGAWQYEGGGAFFNNFALWHFNESIIEGHDAIDKTIRALDQSQIGRILTGDAEALHGKGPVKAMLIQNTNPMTVAPEQALVRQGFAREDLFVVVHEQFMTETAEMADIVLPATMFMEHDDLYYGGGHQHISVGPKLIDPPGECRSNHEVLQALAPRLRAKHPGFEMTPRELIDATLKLSNHGDIAGLEADIWRDLQPDFRTSHYLDGFAHADKKFHFKADWAHPPFGQTMGDFDKMPDLPDHWAVIEDIDQAHPFRLATSPSRSFLNTTFNETPSSQAREGRASVMIHPLDAAALDISDGDAVTLGNGRGETTLIATLFEGVRRGVLIAESVHPNKGHIGGRGINMLTGADTIAPIGGAAFHDNKVWIRKAASA; translated from the coding sequence ATGAACCAGCACGCCAAGATCGAAATCCGCCATTCGACCTGTCCGCATGATTGCCCCTCGGCCTGCGCCCTCGATGTCGAGGTGGTCGAGGGCCGCAGCATCGGCCGTGTCCGGGGTTCGAAGAAGCAGACCTATACGGCCGGTGTCGTCTGCGCCAAGGTCGCCCGCTACGCCGAGCGCATCCATCACCCCGAAAGGGTGATGTATCCGCTGCGCCGAACGGGTGCGAAGGGCTCAGGGCAGTTTGCGCGGATCTCCTGGGACGAGGCGCTGGACGAGATCACCGACCGCTTCAACCAGGCCGAGCGCGAGTTCGGCGCGGAATCGATCTGGCCTTATTACTACGCCGGCACCATGGGGCTGGTCATGCGCGACGGCCTCAACCGTCTCACCCACGTGAAGAAATATTCGCGCTTCTATCAGACCATCTGCGCCAATGTCGCGCGCATCGGCTTTGCGATCGGCACCGGCAAGATTGCCGGGGTCGATCCGCGCGAGATGGCGCTGTCCGACCTCGTCGTGATCTGGGGCACCAATCCGGTCAACACCCAAGTCAACGTGATGACGCACGCCGCCCGCGCGCGCAAGGAACGCGGCGCCAAGATCGCGGCGGTCGATATCTACGACAACGACACCATGAAGCAGGCCGACATCAAGATCATCCTGCGGCCAGGCACCGACGGCGCCTTCGCCTGCGGCGTGATGCATGTCCTGTTCCGCGACGGCTATGCCGACCGCGCCTATATGGACAAGTACACCGATTGCCCTGCCGAGCTCGAGGCGCATCTGAAGTCGCGAACACCGGAATGGGCGTCCGCCATCTGTGGCGTGCCGGTGTCGGAGATCGAGGCCTTTGCCAAGGCCGTCGGCAAGACCAAGCGGACCTTCCTGCGTCTCGGTTACGGCTTTACCCGCTCGCGCAATGGCGCGACGCAGATGCATGCCGCGCTGTGCATTCCCGCGGTGACGGGCGCCTGGCAATATGAAGGCGGCGGCGCCTTCTTCAACAATTTCGCGCTGTGGCACTTCAACGAATCCATCATCGAAGGCCACGACGCGATCGACAAGACCATCCGTGCGCTCGACCAATCGCAGATCGGCCGCATCCTCACCGGCGATGCAGAAGCCTTGCATGGCAAGGGTCCGGTCAAGGCGATGCTGATCCAGAACACCAATCCGATGACGGTGGCGCCGGAGCAGGCGTTGGTCCGGCAGGGCTTTGCGCGCGAGGATCTGTTCGTCGTGGTGCACGAGCAGTTCATGACCGAGACCGCGGAGATGGCCGACATCGTGCTGCCGGCGACCATGTTCATGGAGCACGACGATCTCTACTACGGCGGCGGCCATCAGCACATCTCGGTCGGACCGAAGCTGATCGACCCGCCCGGCGAGTGTCGTTCCAACCATGAGGTGTTGCAGGCGCTGGCGCCGCGGCTCCGCGCCAAGCATCCGGGCTTCGAGATGACGCCCCGCGAACTGATCGACGCGACGCTGAAGCTGAGCAATCACGGCGACATCGCCGGCCTCGAAGCCGATATCTGGCGCGACCTGCAGCCGGATTTCCGCACCTCGCATTATCTCGACGGCTTTGCCCATGCCGACAAGAAATTCCATTTCAAGGCCGATTGGGCGCATCCGCCGTTCGGCCAGACCATGGGCGATTTCGACAAGATGCCTGATCTGCCGGACCATTGGGCGGTGATCGAGGACATTGATCAGGCCCACCCGTTCCGGCTCGCGACCAGCCCATCGCGCAGCTTCCTCAACACGACGTTCAATGAGACCCCGTCTTCGCAGGCGCGCGAGGGCAGGGCCAGCGTGATGATTCATCCCCTGGATGCGGCCGCACTCGACATCTCCGACGGCGATGCCGTGACGCTCGGCAACGGCCGCGGCGAGACCACGCTGATCGCAACGCTGTTCGAGGGCGTGCGGCGCGGCGTGCTGATCGCCGAATCCGTTCATCCGAACAAGGGCCATATCGGCGGCCGCGGCATCAACATGCTGACCGGCGCGGACACCATCGCGCCGATCGGCGGCGCCGCATTCCACGACAACAAGGTCTGGATCAGGAAGGCGGCCTCAGCCTAG
- a CDS encoding SDR family NAD(P)-dependent oxidoreductase, protein MTDYRKLFDLTGKTAVVLGAASGIGKSSAEALAGLGARVVCADRARDAAEATAAGIREKGGWAEAAACDAASAADVNALAKTVMQKFSRLDIAVTTPGLNIRKTILDYTEEDLDRVLNLNVKGTVFFFQAFGRIMVAQKGGSIIACSSVRAVTIEPGLGVYGSTKAAIGLLVKGFASEVGYAGVRVNAIAPSIAETALTGPFKQRPDIYNLYAGHTVFNRWSSADEVATAVAYLASDAASYVSGSTLFVDGGWTAVDGPPTGLTQLYK, encoded by the coding sequence GTGACGGACTATCGCAAGCTCTTCGATCTCACCGGCAAGACCGCGGTCGTGCTCGGCGCCGCATCCGGCATCGGCAAGTCGTCGGCCGAGGCCCTGGCCGGGCTCGGCGCCCGCGTTGTCTGCGCCGATCGCGCGCGCGATGCGGCGGAAGCGACCGCAGCCGGCATTCGCGAGAAGGGCGGTTGGGCGGAGGCCGCGGCTTGCGACGCCGCTAGCGCGGCGGACGTCAATGCACTCGCAAAAACCGTGATGCAGAAGTTTTCGCGGCTCGACATCGCCGTGACCACGCCGGGCCTCAACATCCGCAAGACCATCCTCGATTACACCGAGGAGGATCTCGACCGCGTCCTCAACCTCAACGTCAAGGGCACGGTCTTCTTCTTCCAAGCCTTCGGCCGCATCATGGTCGCGCAGAAGGGCGGCAGCATCATCGCCTGCTCCTCGGTGCGCGCGGTGACCATCGAGCCCGGCCTCGGCGTCTATGGTTCGACCAAGGCGGCGATCGGACTTTTGGTGAAGGGCTTTGCCTCGGAGGTCGGCTATGCCGGCGTGCGCGTCAACGCGATCGCGCCGAGTATTGCCGAGACCGCGCTGACCGGCCCCTTCAAGCAGCGCCCCGACATCTACAATCTCTATGCCGGCCATACCGTGTTCAACCGCTGGAGCAGCGCCGACGAGGTCGCCACCGCCGTGGCCTATCTCGCCTCGGACGCCGCGAGCTATGTCAGCGGCAGCACGCTGTTCGTCGATGGCGGCTGGACCGCCGTCGACGGCCCGCCGACCGGGCTGACTCAACTCTACAAATAG
- a CDS encoding TRAP transporter large permease yields the protein MELIILGATFFGFLILGVPVAFAIGLSAICTILYEGLPVAVIFQQMMSGMNIFSFLAIPFFVFSGELMLHGGVADKIVQLAKNLVGHIRGGLGMSNVVACTLFGGVSGSPVADVSAMGAVMIPMMKKEGFDTDYAVNVTTHASLVGALMPTSHNMIIYALAAGGKVSIGALIAAGLLPALVLMVCMLVAAYAVAVKRGYPAGKFPGWAEVFRSLAAALPGLLIVGIILAGILSGVFTATESAAIAVTYTILLTFFIYRTMTWGNFLRAAAKAVKTTGVVLLLIGVSTMFQYLMGLYEVADLAGEMMSKVSTQPWMIFLLINVILFVLGTFMDMAATILICTPIFLPIAMKAGMDPVQFGMLMLINCALGLNTPPVGTTQFVGCAIGGISVGAVMRTILPFYAALIAALMFVTYVPAFSLWLPRLLMGYKG from the coding sequence ATGGAACTGATCATTCTCGGCGCCACCTTCTTCGGCTTTCTCATCCTCGGCGTTCCCGTCGCCTTCGCGATCGGCCTCTCGGCGATCTGCACCATCCTCTACGAAGGCCTGCCGGTCGCCGTCATCTTCCAGCAGATGATGTCGGGGATGAACATCTTCTCGTTCCTGGCCATTCCCTTCTTCGTGTTCAGCGGCGAGCTGATGCTGCACGGCGGCGTCGCCGACAAGATCGTGCAGCTCGCCAAGAATCTCGTCGGGCACATCCGCGGCGGGCTCGGCATGTCGAACGTGGTCGCCTGCACGCTGTTCGGCGGCGTCTCCGGCTCGCCGGTGGCCGACGTGTCGGCGATGGGCGCGGTGATGATCCCGATGATGAAGAAAGAGGGTTTCGACACCGACTACGCCGTCAACGTCACCACCCATGCCTCGCTGGTCGGAGCCTTGATGCCGACCAGCCACAACATGATCATCTATGCGCTTGCCGCCGGCGGCAAGGTCTCGATCGGCGCGCTGATTGCCGCCGGCCTCCTGCCGGCGCTGGTGCTGATGGTCTGCATGCTGGTCGCCGCTTACGCAGTCGCCGTGAAGCGCGGCTATCCCGCGGGCAAATTCCCGGGCTGGGCCGAGGTGTTCCGCTCGCTCGCGGCCGCGCTGCCAGGCCTTCTGATCGTCGGCATCATCCTGGCGGGCATCCTCTCCGGCGTGTTCACGGCAACGGAATCGGCGGCCATCGCGGTCACCTACACGATCCTGCTGACCTTCTTCATCTACCGCACCATGACCTGGGGCAACTTCCTGCGCGCCGCCGCCAAAGCAGTGAAGACGACGGGCGTGGTGCTGCTGCTGATCGGCGTCTCCACCATGTTCCAGTACCTGATGGGACTCTACGAGGTGGCCGACCTCGCCGGCGAGATGATGAGCAAGGTCTCGACGCAGCCCTGGATGATCTTCCTGCTCATCAACGTCATCCTGTTCGTGCTCGGCACGTTCATGGACATGGCGGCGACCATCCTGATCTGCACCCCGATCTTCCTGCCGATCGCGATGAAGGCCGGCATGGATCCGGTGCAGTTCGGCATGCTGATGCTGATCAACTGCGCTCTCGGGCTCAACACCCCGCCGGTCGGAACCACGCAGTTCGTAGGCTGCGCCATTGGCGGCATCTCGGTCGGCGCGGTGATGCGCACCATCCTGCCGTTCTATGCCGCGCTGATCGCAGCACTGATGTTCGTGACCTACGTGCCTGCATTCTCGCTGTGGCTGCCGCGCCTGCTGATGGGCTACAAGGGCTGA
- a CDS encoding TRAP transporter small permease yields the protein MTDPHVADHEPEAVTGRPSTGLLSRINAPVARAGMYLSVTGLLVIVIIVFYQVFGRYVLNSSPTWTENLALVLILYVTLIGAAVGVRDAGHIGMDSLLVMLPDHMREKIELLIHVLVAVFGVAMVYNGWILGASVGTVHIPNLGLPEVIRYVPLIASGLLIVSFSIEHIIALLRGEEVVPSWN from the coding sequence ATGACAGACCCACACGTCGCAGATCACGAGCCCGAAGCGGTCACCGGCCGCCCGTCCACCGGCTTGCTGTCGCGGATCAATGCGCCCGTCGCGCGCGCGGGCATGTATCTGTCCGTCACCGGCCTGCTCGTCATCGTCATCATCGTCTTCTACCAGGTGTTCGGACGTTACGTGCTCAACTCCAGCCCGACCTGGACCGAGAACCTCGCGCTGGTCCTGATCCTCTACGTCACGCTGATCGGGGCCGCCGTCGGTGTGCGCGATGCCGGACACATCGGCATGGACAGCTTGCTGGTTATGCTTCCCGACCACATGCGGGAGAAGATCGAGCTCTTGATCCACGTCCTGGTGGCCGTGTTCGGCGTAGCGATGGTCTACAACGGCTGGATCCTCGGCGCGTCGGTCGGAACCGTGCATATCCCCAATCTCGGCCTGCCCGAGGTGATCCGCTACGTGCCGCTGATCGCCTCCGGCCTCCTGATCGTTTCGTTTTCAATTGAGCACATCATTGCTCTCCTGCGCGGCGAAGAGGTGGTCCCTTCATGGAACTGA